In one Zymobacter palmae genomic region, the following are encoded:
- a CDS encoding porin — MQISAKHALKLAIGAAALVGAAQANAFTAFQTSGLQSDELIIKGRVAYEYDWNKSGKNHDDHDDAGSRTAIKYTHHFNEDFAVLGTTEWGYNPFFRHGSDTRRNKLDYYKRLQFAGVSYKGIGTLTYGKQASVYSMVTDATDQYWVFGAAADGKTGLKHLVGADRPDNSLKYQNAFGDVTVGLMFGGNDHDYDDDGSRLTRRHFDQAAVNWQVAPDVTIGTAYNHAAMKDDASDENFNVEQYVVGATWTPGNWTLGVLAGQYHNELAGNYTSARGYETFTQYAFKDLVSFGDVSLYGGLNRLEDRNSPARSSSYIVGTALKTHKGFGANDRFIVALEHVFNDNKNSSGRDLDAEGKNLDATSLLVRYNY, encoded by the coding sequence ATGCAGATTTCCGCGAAGCATGCCCTCAAGCTGGCAATCGGTGCCGCTGCACTGGTAGGTGCCGCTCAAGCCAACGCTTTCACTGCTTTCCAGACCTCAGGTCTGCAGTCTGACGAGCTCATCATCAAAGGCCGTGTCGCTTATGAGTACGACTGGAACAAAAGCGGCAAAAACCATGATGATCATGATGACGCAGGTTCCCGTACTGCCATCAAATATACCCACCACTTCAACGAAGACTTTGCCGTTCTAGGTACGACAGAATGGGGCTACAACCCGTTCTTCCGCCACGGCTCTGACACTCGCCGCAACAAGCTCGACTACTACAAACGTCTGCAATTCGCAGGGGTTTCCTACAAAGGCATCGGTACACTGACCTACGGTAAACAGGCATCTGTTTACAGCATGGTCACCGACGCTACCGACCAATACTGGGTCTTCGGTGCAGCCGCCGACGGCAAAACTGGCCTGAAGCACCTTGTTGGTGCTGACCGCCCAGATAACAGCCTGAAATATCAGAACGCCTTTGGCGATGTGACCGTTGGCTTGATGTTCGGCGGCAACGATCATGACTATGACGATGATGGCAGCCGCCTGACTCGCCGCCACTTCGATCAGGCTGCCGTCAACTGGCAGGTTGCGCCTGACGTCACCATCGGCACTGCGTACAACCACGCCGCAATGAAGGACGACGCCAGCGATGAAAACTTCAACGTTGAACAGTACGTCGTAGGCGCTACGTGGACGCCGGGCAACTGGACTCTTGGCGTACTGGCAGGTCAATACCACAACGAACTGGCAGGTAACTACACCAGCGCTCGTGGTTATGAAACCTTCACTCAGTATGCCTTCAAGGATCTTGTTTCCTTCGGTGACGTATCCCTGTACGGCGGTCTGAACCGTCTTGAAGATCGCAACAGCCCGGCACGATCAAGCTCCTACATCGTAGGTACGGCACTGAAAACCCATAAAGGGTTCGGTGCTAATGACCGCTTCATCGTTGCTCTTGAACACGTCTTCAACGACAACAAGAATTCCAGCGGTCGTGATCTTGACGCCGAAGGTAAAAACCTCGACGCTACTTCCCTGCTGGTTCGCTACAACTACTGA